One genomic region from Granulimonas faecalis encodes:
- the xdhB gene encoding xanthine dehydrogenase subunit XdhB — protein sequence MYDITYFHEATSVQDAVRHLTEHPEAKVIAGGTDVLVQIREGRFGPTELVSIHELKDELWGVTLTDDETICIGPITWFQAVNRDPICQERIPVLCDACDTPGGPQLRVSGTIGGNVANGITSADTASTLFALGARMVLEGPDGQRVVPIEEWYAGPGKTVREQNELLVSIQIPRDHYEGFTGDYIKYGKRNALEIATMGCCCLVKLAADHETIEDVRFAYGVAGPNPCRSKAAEDAARGKTVAEAAAVVGDAALEDLHPRDSWRASKDFRMQLIKEMTRRALVNAANKGGSSASWK from the coding sequence ATGTATGACATCACCTACTTCCACGAGGCAACGAGCGTCCAAGACGCCGTGAGGCACCTCACCGAACACCCCGAGGCCAAGGTGATCGCCGGTGGCACCGACGTCCTGGTCCAGATCCGCGAGGGGCGCTTCGGCCCCACGGAGCTGGTGTCCATCCACGAGCTCAAAGACGAGCTCTGGGGCGTTACCCTCACCGACGACGAGACCATCTGCATCGGCCCGATCACCTGGTTCCAGGCGGTGAACCGCGACCCCATCTGCCAGGAGCGCATCCCGGTGCTCTGCGACGCCTGCGACACCCCCGGCGGCCCCCAGCTCCGCGTCTCCGGCACCATCGGCGGCAACGTGGCCAACGGCATCACCTCGGCAGACACCGCCTCCACGCTCTTCGCCCTCGGCGCCAGGATGGTGCTCGAGGGGCCCGACGGCCAGCGCGTGGTGCCCATCGAGGAGTGGTACGCGGGTCCCGGCAAGACCGTGCGCGAGCAGAACGAGCTGCTCGTCTCCATCCAGATCCCCCGCGACCATTACGAGGGGTTCACCGGCGACTACATCAAGTACGGCAAGCGCAACGCCCTGGAGATCGCCACCATGGGGTGCTGCTGCCTGGTCAAGCTCGCCGCCGACCATGAGACCATCGAGGACGTCCGCTTCGCCTACGGCGTGGCCGGCCCCAACCCGTGCCGTTCCAAGGCGGCCGAGGACGCCGCCCGGGGCAAGACCGTGGCCGAGGCGGCTGCCGTCGTGGGCGACGCCGCCCTGGAGGACCTGCACCCCCGCGACTCCTGGCGCGCCTCCAAGGACTTCCGCATGCAGCTGATCAAAGAGATGACCCGGCGCGCTCTGGTGAACGCCGCCAACAAGGGAGGTTCCAGCGCATCATGGAAATGA
- the xdh gene encoding selenium-dependent xanthine dehydrogenase, protein MEDVYTFTVNGCQVSTSEKKPLLRFLRDDLHLTSVKDGCSQGACGTCTIVVDGKAQKACVLNTAKAEGKTIVTCEGLTDAEKDAFVYAFGAKGAVQCGFCTPGMVMAAKALIDGNPDPSEDDVKKAIKNNICRCTGYKKIIEAIQLAAAVLRGEAPVDEALENGADGFGVGDLAFRLDVREKVLGYGQYPDDIYEEGMVHASALRTPHPRARVVSIDTSDALEVPGVLAVLTAEDVPVNKVGHLQQDWDVMIAEGDVTRCVGDAVALVVAENERALEEGRRAVRVEYEVLEPVRNVHEAAAEGAPAIHEGGNLCQQRHITRGDAKAALAEAAHTVTESFTTPFTEHAFLEPECAVAWPTEGGVRIVTTDQSVFDTRKEVAHMFGWDDEPERVVVENALVGGGFGGKEDVSVQHLAALAARAVGRPVKAKLTRDESIRFHPKRHAMEATFTVGCDADGVLVGLDCDVYFDTGAYASLCGPVLERACTHAPGPYCYQNTDIRGYGYYTNNPPAGAFRGFGVCQTEYALEVCLDLLAEKVGISPWEIRYRNAIEPGKVLPNGQIADCSTALKETLEAVRDVYEANADHAGVACAMKNAGVGVGLPDKGRARIVVRDGVACVYCAASDIGQGCKTVFAQMACEASGLPLDKVRMMPVSSELGPDSGTTSGSRQTLISGEAVRMVAADLRADLDAAGGDLAALEGREYYEEFFDPTDKLGADVPYPKSHVAYGFATSVAILDEEGYVDQIWQAHDSGKVVNPIAIQGQIEGGVLMSMGYGLTEDFPLKDCVPTAKYGTLGLLRADRIPDIHAIYVEKDELLPFAYGAKGIGEISSIPTAQAIAGAYMARDGKVRNKLPMEDTPYARKPKKAAKMTPEQIAAAMAAKKAAKKAE, encoded by the coding sequence CTGCGTGCTCAACACCGCCAAGGCCGAGGGCAAGACCATCGTCACCTGCGAGGGCCTCACCGACGCCGAGAAGGACGCCTTCGTCTACGCCTTCGGCGCCAAGGGCGCCGTCCAGTGCGGCTTCTGCACGCCCGGTATGGTCATGGCGGCCAAGGCCCTCATCGACGGCAACCCGGACCCCTCCGAGGACGACGTCAAGAAGGCCATCAAGAACAACATCTGCCGCTGCACCGGCTACAAGAAGATCATCGAGGCCATCCAGCTGGCCGCGGCGGTGCTGCGCGGCGAGGCCCCCGTGGACGAGGCCCTCGAGAACGGCGCCGACGGCTTCGGCGTGGGCGACCTCGCCTTCCGCCTGGACGTCCGCGAGAAGGTGCTCGGTTACGGCCAGTACCCCGACGATATCTACGAGGAGGGCATGGTCCACGCCAGCGCCCTGCGCACCCCGCACCCCCGCGCCCGTGTGGTCTCCATCGACACCTCTGATGCCCTCGAGGTCCCCGGCGTGCTCGCCGTGCTCACGGCCGAGGACGTCCCCGTCAACAAGGTGGGCCACCTCCAGCAGGACTGGGACGTCATGATCGCCGAGGGCGACGTCACTCGCTGCGTGGGCGACGCCGTGGCCCTCGTCGTGGCGGAGAACGAGCGCGCCCTCGAGGAGGGCAGGCGCGCCGTCAGGGTGGAGTACGAGGTCCTCGAGCCCGTCCGCAACGTGCATGAGGCCGCCGCCGAGGGCGCCCCCGCCATCCATGAGGGCGGCAACCTCTGCCAGCAGCGCCACATCACCCGCGGCGACGCCAAGGCGGCGCTCGCCGAGGCGGCCCACACCGTCACCGAGAGCTTCACCACGCCCTTCACCGAGCATGCGTTCCTCGAGCCCGAGTGCGCCGTGGCGTGGCCCACGGAGGGTGGCGTGCGCATCGTCACCACCGACCAGAGCGTCTTCGACACCCGCAAGGAGGTCGCCCACATGTTCGGGTGGGACGACGAGCCCGAGCGCGTGGTGGTGGAGAACGCCCTTGTGGGCGGCGGCTTCGGCGGCAAGGAGGACGTCTCCGTGCAGCATCTGGCCGCCCTCGCGGCCCGCGCCGTGGGCCGTCCGGTGAAGGCCAAGCTCACCCGCGACGAGTCCATCCGCTTCCATCCCAAGCGCCATGCCATGGAGGCCACCTTCACCGTGGGCTGCGACGCCGACGGCGTCCTCGTGGGCCTCGACTGCGACGTCTACTTCGACACCGGCGCCTACGCGTCGCTCTGCGGTCCCGTCCTCGAGCGCGCCTGCACCCACGCCCCGGGCCCCTACTGCTACCAGAACACCGACATCCGCGGCTACGGCTACTACACCAACAACCCGCCCGCCGGCGCCTTCCGCGGCTTCGGCGTCTGCCAGACCGAGTACGCCCTCGAGGTCTGCCTCGACCTCCTCGCCGAGAAGGTGGGCATCTCGCCCTGGGAGATCCGTTACCGCAACGCCATCGAGCCCGGCAAGGTGCTGCCCAACGGCCAGATCGCCGACTGCTCCACCGCCCTCAAGGAGACCCTCGAGGCCGTGCGCGACGTCTACGAGGCCAACGCCGACCACGCGGGCGTGGCGTGTGCCATGAAGAACGCCGGCGTGGGCGTGGGCCTGCCCGACAAGGGCCGCGCCCGCATCGTGGTCCGCGACGGCGTGGCCTGCGTCTACTGCGCGGCCTCCGACATCGGCCAGGGCTGCAAGACGGTCTTCGCCCAGATGGCCTGCGAGGCGTCGGGGCTGCCCCTGGACAAGGTGCGCATGATGCCCGTGAGCAGCGAGCTCGGCCCCGACTCCGGCACCACCTCCGGCTCGCGCCAGACGCTCATCTCCGGCGAGGCCGTGCGCATGGTGGCCGCCGACCTCCGGGCCGACCTCGACGCGGCCGGCGGCGACCTCGCGGCCCTCGAGGGCCGCGAGTACTACGAGGAGTTCTTCGACCCCACCGACAAGCTCGGCGCCGACGTGCCCTATCCCAAGAGCCACGTGGCCTACGGGTTCGCCACCTCCGTGGCCATCCTCGACGAGGAGGGCTACGTCGACCAGATCTGGCAGGCCCACGACTCCGGCAAGGTGGTCAACCCCATCGCCATCCAGGGCCAGATCGAGGGCGGCGTGCTCATGTCCATGGGCTACGGCCTCACCGAGGACTTCCCCCTCAAGGACTGCGTGCCCACGGCCAAGTACGGCACCCTGGGGCTGCTCAGGGCCGACCGCATCCCCGACATCCACGCCATCTACGTCGAGAAGGACGAGCTCCTGCCCTTCGCCTACGGCGCCAAGGGCATCGGCGAGATCAGCTCCATTCCCACGGCCCAGGCCATCGCCGGCGCCTACATGGCCCGCGACGGCAAGGTCCGCAACAAGCTCCCCATGGAGGACACCCCCTATGCTAGGAAGCCCAAGAAGGCCGCCAAGATGACGCCCGAGCAGATCGCCGCCGCCATGGCCGCCAAGAAGGCCGCCAAGAAGGCCGAGTAG
- the xdhA gene encoding xanthine dehydrogenase subunit XdhA, whose amino-acid sequence MTRVDAIDKVTGRAQFTADLVPNPHLVAKVVRSTIASGRVVSIDTSKAERLPGVVGVWTCFDTDLPSYQIYTAGHPWVVDPAHRGDIEDRKILDARVRQYGDNIAAVVAEDSVTADRAVRLIEVEYEEYPIIFDYEDAVNPPAGAPPVHEECPGNVHAEWDTRTDLEGTGYGSIEEIHADPRWHHGSYTMATPRQQQAHIETCLSYCYMEGKRIVCVTSTQIPHIIRHSIGLALEIPWGDVRVIKPCVGGGFGNKQDVLYEPLNAWLCKKVGGRCVLLELTREEVFSCTRSRQPKRFVAEASWDDDMNLVARSCEGYSNSGGYASHGQAIVANGQGSFRYMYSGQEKACYTKALTYYSNQSTAGAMRAYGVPESTWAAECMMSDIAYDMGWDGAEFRLNNAIKLGYSDPFWPAPLVCVSNGLPECVERGKELIGWDEKRRLYADETGPVRHGVGMALLCYKCSVAGLELETASARMLLAEDGSVMLELGATEIGQGCDTVMCQMCADAVGVPFEAVHILSTQDTDVSPYGAGAYASRQTYVTGIAIKKVAAQLREKILAYAAGLIPDGQNLDLVDGQIVGGPDRDHLEPLMGLGELSCIAYYSRTDSQQISAEGTAQTDLNSFCLGACFVEVEVDVPLCKVEVKNVVQVHDSGRIINPATASGQVHGGIAQSVGFGLFEELIEDPATGRTLNDNFLDYKIPTMLDLPDLTAEFVETWDPTGPFGNKSLGEPPAIPAAPAIRDAILDATGVKLYEAPMTPQRLFEGFKEAGLV is encoded by the coding sequence GTGACGCGCGTCGATGCCATCGACAAGGTCACCGGCCGAGCCCAGTTCACGGCCGATCTCGTACCCAACCCCCACCTCGTAGCCAAGGTGGTGCGCTCCACCATCGCCTCGGGACGGGTGGTGTCCATCGACACCTCCAAGGCCGAGAGGCTTCCGGGCGTGGTGGGCGTCTGGACCTGTTTCGACACCGACCTGCCCAGCTACCAGATCTACACCGCCGGCCACCCGTGGGTGGTCGACCCGGCCCACCGCGGCGACATCGAGGACCGCAAGATCCTCGACGCCAGGGTGCGCCAGTACGGCGACAACATCGCCGCCGTCGTCGCGGAGGACTCCGTGACCGCCGACAGGGCCGTGAGGCTCATCGAGGTGGAGTATGAGGAGTACCCCATCATCTTCGACTACGAAGACGCTGTGAACCCGCCGGCCGGTGCCCCGCCCGTCCACGAGGAGTGCCCCGGCAACGTCCATGCCGAGTGGGACACTCGCACCGACCTCGAGGGCACCGGCTACGGCTCCATCGAGGAGATCCACGCCGACCCCCGGTGGCACCACGGCTCCTACACCATGGCCACGCCGCGCCAGCAGCAGGCCCACATCGAGACGTGCCTGTCCTACTGCTACATGGAGGGCAAGCGCATCGTCTGCGTCACCTCCACCCAGATCCCGCACATCATCCGCCACTCCATCGGCCTCGCCCTCGAGATTCCCTGGGGCGACGTCCGCGTGATCAAGCCGTGCGTGGGCGGCGGCTTCGGCAACAAGCAGGACGTGCTATACGAGCCCCTCAACGCCTGGCTCTGCAAGAAGGTGGGCGGCCGCTGCGTCCTGCTCGAGCTCACCCGCGAGGAGGTCTTCTCCTGCACGCGCTCCCGCCAGCCCAAGCGCTTCGTGGCCGAGGCCAGCTGGGACGACGACATGAACCTCGTGGCCCGCTCCTGCGAGGGCTACTCCAACTCCGGCGGCTACGCCAGCCACGGCCAGGCCATCGTCGCCAACGGCCAGGGGTCGTTCCGCTACATGTACTCGGGTCAGGAGAAGGCCTGCTACACCAAGGCCCTCACCTACTACTCCAACCAGTCCACCGCCGGCGCCATGCGCGCCTACGGCGTGCCCGAGAGTACCTGGGCGGCCGAGTGCATGATGAGCGACATCGCCTACGACATGGGCTGGGACGGCGCCGAGTTCCGTCTCAACAACGCCATCAAGCTCGGTTACTCCGACCCGTTCTGGCCGGCGCCCCTGGTCTGCGTCTCAAACGGGCTGCCCGAGTGCGTCGAGCGGGGCAAGGAACTCATCGGTTGGGACGAGAAGAGGCGCCTCTACGCCGACGAGACCGGCCCCGTGCGCCACGGCGTGGGCATGGCGCTCCTGTGCTACAAGTGCTCCGTCGCCGGCCTCGAGCTCGAGACCGCCAGCGCCCGCATGCTGCTGGCCGAGGACGGCTCGGTCATGCTCGAGCTCGGCGCCACCGAGATCGGCCAGGGCTGCGACACCGTCATGTGCCAGATGTGCGCCGACGCGGTGGGCGTGCCCTTTGAGGCGGTGCACATCCTGTCCACCCAGGACACCGACGTGAGCCCCTACGGCGCCGGCGCCTACGCCAGCCGTCAGACCTACGTCACCGGCATCGCCATCAAGAAGGTGGCCGCCCAGCTCCGGGAGAAGATCCTCGCCTACGCCGCGGGCCTCATCCCAGACGGCCAGAACCTCGACCTCGTGGACGGCCAGATCGTGGGCGGCCCCGACAGGGACCACCTCGAGCCCCTCATGGGCCTCGGCGAGCTCTCCTGCATCGCGTACTACTCCCGCACCGACTCCCAGCAGATCAGCGCCGAGGGAACGGCCCAGACCGACCTCAACTCCTTCTGCCTCGGCGCCTGCTTCGTGGAGGTGGAGGTGGACGTCCCCCTGTGCAAGGTGGAGGTCAAGAACGTCGTCCAGGTCCACGACTCCGGACGCATCATCAACCCGGCCACGGCCTCCGGCCAGGTCCACGGCGGCATCGCCCAGTCCGTGGGGTTCGGCCTGTTCGAGGAGCTCATCGAGGACCCCGCCACCGGCCGGACCCTGAACGACAACTTCCTCGACTACAAGATCCCCACCATGCTCGACCTGCCCGACCTCACGGCCGAGTTCGTGGAGACCTGGGACCCCACGGGCCCCTTCGGCAACAAGTCCCTGGGGGAGCCGCCGGCCATCCCCGCCGCCCCGGCCATCCGCGACGCCATCCTCGACGCCACGGGCGTGAAGCTCTACGAGGCCCCCATGACGCCCCAGCGCCTCTTCGAGGGGTTCAAGGAGGCCGGCCTGGTCTGA
- the xdhA gene encoding xanthine dehydrogenase subunit XdhA, whose translation MKEFKEVGRPLKRVDAFDKVTGRAKYCYDLLPTDHLVAKMVLATVGNGRVVSIDTSEAEEIPGVVGVYTCFDPDLPQQPFGTAGHPWSCDPGHQDIQDRNILTQRVRQYGDVVAAVVAEDTVAADRAVRAVKVEYEEYPLELTRFEAVDRPEDFPPLHEARPNNIIAHVDNRTEVQGGYETVEQILDDPQWHRTHIEVKTPRQSQAHIELCLSFAYGEGDRIVVVSSTQLPHICRRIVAQALGRPWGDIRVIKPYIGGGFGNKQDILYEPLNAWLCEKVGGRCVLLELTREEVFAYTRSRQPKECHIDAAWDDDMNLKARSLEGWSNQGSYAAHGHALMANTANSFRQEYSAKELAHHGVATTFYSNETCAGAMRAYGVPEGNWAAEVLMSDIAYDMGWDGAEFRLNNFMELGYKDPFWPGPLCCYSRGIDECVAKGKELIGWDEKRAAYKDQTGPVRRGVGMALFSYKTSVAGLSLETSNVRMHLAQDGSIMLQMGATEIGQGADTVFSQMAAETVGVPTETVHIVSQQDTDVTPYDSGAYASRQTYVAGTACRKVAEELREKILDYAAFLNPKRQGPFDMRDGVIYDVAGNEVTTIGEVSIQSYYHPTNAKQIEAQDGINVQENTFAMGACFVDLTVDIPMAKVTVNDVVEVHDSGVIINPKTAEQQVHGGIAQSVGMALSEELLTNPKDGSIRNNNLLDYKIPTMMDLPDLTADFVETYDPTGPYGNKALGECPCIPAAPAVRDAILNATGVKFYEAPMTPQRLFEGFKKEGLI comes from the coding sequence ATGAAGGAGTTCAAGGAGGTAGGAAGGCCGCTCAAGAGAGTTGACGCCTTCGACAAGGTCACGGGCAGGGCCAAGTACTGCTACGACCTCCTGCCCACGGACCACCTGGTGGCCAAGATGGTGCTCGCCACCGTCGGCAACGGCCGCGTGGTGTCCATCGACACCAGCGAGGCGGAAGAGATTCCCGGCGTGGTGGGTGTCTACACCTGCTTCGACCCCGACCTTCCCCAGCAGCCCTTCGGCACCGCCGGCCACCCCTGGTCGTGCGACCCGGGCCACCAGGACATCCAGGACCGCAACATCCTCACCCAGCGCGTGCGCCAGTACGGCGACGTCGTGGCCGCGGTCGTGGCCGAGGACACCGTGGCGGCCGACCGCGCCGTGCGCGCCGTCAAGGTGGAGTACGAGGAGTACCCGCTCGAGCTCACGCGCTTCGAGGCCGTGGACCGTCCCGAGGACTTCCCGCCGCTGCACGAGGCGCGCCCCAACAACATCATCGCCCACGTGGACAACCGCACCGAGGTCCAGGGCGGCTACGAGACCGTCGAGCAGATCCTCGACGACCCCCAGTGGCACCGCACCCACATCGAGGTCAAGACACCGCGCCAGTCCCAGGCCCACATCGAGCTCTGCCTCTCCTTCGCCTACGGCGAGGGCGACCGCATCGTGGTGGTCTCCTCCACGCAGCTGCCCCACATCTGCCGCCGCATCGTGGCCCAGGCACTCGGGCGCCCGTGGGGCGACATCCGCGTGATCAAGCCCTACATCGGCGGCGGCTTCGGCAACAAGCAGGACATCCTCTACGAGCCCCTCAACGCCTGGCTCTGCGAGAAGGTGGGCGGCCGCTGCGTGCTGCTCGAGCTCACCCGCGAGGAGGTCTTCGCCTACACGCGCTCCCGCCAGCCCAAGGAGTGCCACATCGACGCCGCGTGGGACGACGACATGAACCTCAAGGCCCGCAGCCTCGAGGGCTGGTCCAACCAGGGCTCCTACGCCGCCCACGGCCACGCGCTCATGGCCAACACCGCCAACTCGTTCCGCCAGGAGTACTCCGCCAAGGAGCTGGCGCACCACGGCGTGGCCACCACGTTCTACTCCAACGAGACCTGCGCCGGCGCCATGCGCGCCTACGGCGTGCCCGAGGGCAACTGGGCGGCCGAGGTGCTCATGAGCGACATCGCCTACGACATGGGCTGGGACGGCGCCGAGTTCCGCCTCAACAACTTCATGGAGCTCGGCTACAAGGACCCGTTCTGGCCCGGCCCCCTCTGCTGCTACTCCCGCGGCATCGACGAGTGCGTGGCCAAGGGCAAGGAGCTCATCGGCTGGGACGAGAAGCGCGCCGCCTACAAGGACCAGACCGGCCCCGTGCGCCGCGGCGTGGGCATGGCCCTCTTCTCCTACAAGACGTCGGTGGCCGGCCTCTCCCTCGAGACCTCCAACGTCCGCATGCACCTCGCCCAGGACGGCTCCATCATGCTGCAGATGGGCGCCACCGAGATCGGCCAGGGCGCCGACACCGTCTTCTCCCAGATGGCCGCCGAGACCGTGGGCGTGCCCACCGAGACGGTCCACATCGTCAGCCAGCAGGACACCGACGTCACGCCCTACGACTCCGGCGCCTACGCCAGCCGCCAGACCTACGTGGCCGGCACCGCCTGCCGCAAGGTGGCCGAGGAGCTGCGCGAGAAGATCCTCGACTACGCCGCTTTCCTCAACCCCAAGCGCCAGGGCCCCTTCGACATGCGCGACGGCGTCATCTACGACGTCGCCGGAAACGAGGTGACCACCATCGGCGAGGTCTCGATCCAGTCGTACTACCACCCCACCAACGCCAAGCAGATCGAGGCCCAGGACGGCATCAACGTCCAGGAGAACACGTTCGCCATGGGCGCCTGCTTCGTCGACCTCACCGTGGACATCCCCATGGCCAAGGTCACGGTCAACGACGTGGTGGAGGTGCACGACTCCGGCGTGATCATCAACCCCAAGACCGCGGAGCAGCAGGTCCACGGCGGCATCGCCCAGTCCGTGGGCATGGCGCTCTCCGAGGAGCTGCTCACCAACCCCAAGGACGGGTCCATCCGCAACAACAACCTGCTCGACTACAAGATCCCCACCATGATGGACCTGCCCGACCTCACGGCCGACTTCGTGGAGACCTACGACCCCACCGGCCCCTACGGCAACAAGGCGCTCGGCGAGTGCCCGTGCATCCCCGCCGCCCCCGCGGTGCGCGATGCGATCCTCAACGCCACGGGCGTCAAGTTCTACGAGGCGCCCATGACCCCTCAAAGGCTCTTTGAGGGATTCAAGAAGGAGGGATTGATCTAA
- the xdhC gene encoding xanthine dehydrogenase subunit XdhC, protein MEMRILSCTVNGKPVQVGYDVRECLLDTLHDRLGLTSVKRGCEVGECGACTVLIDGVATDTCLYLTAWAEGKTIETVEGLQAADGTLDPVQQAFIDEFAVQCGFCIPGIIMSAEELVRSGKTYTRDEIRKALSGHLCRCTGYQNIVTAVEKAVNLVNGMVGEDGGAA, encoded by the coding sequence ATGGAAATGAGAATCCTGAGCTGCACCGTCAACGGCAAGCCCGTCCAGGTGGGCTACGACGTCCGCGAGTGCCTTCTCGACACCCTGCACGACCGCCTCGGCCTCACCTCCGTCAAGCGTGGCTGCGAGGTGGGGGAGTGCGGCGCCTGCACCGTCCTCATCGACGGCGTGGCCACCGACACCTGCCTCTACCTCACCGCGTGGGCCGAGGGCAAGACCATCGAGACCGTCGAGGGTCTCCAGGCCGCCGACGGCACCCTCGACCCCGTCCAGCAGGCCTTCATCGACGAGTTCGCCGTCCAGTGCGGCTTCTGCATCCCCGGCATCATCATGTCGGCCGAGGAGCTCGTGCGCTCCGGCAAGACCTACACCCGCGACGAGATCCGCAAGGCCCTCTCGGGGCACCTCTGCCGCTGCACCGGCTACCAGAACATCGTCACCGCTGTTGAGAAGGCCGTGAACCTCGTCAACGGCATGGTGGGGGAGGACGGCGGCGCCGCCTGA
- a CDS encoding ABC transporter ATP-binding protein: MEELLRMEGISKRFGTFYANHGVNLDIRRGEVHTLLGENGAGKSTLMNILIGLYQPTEGRIFMGGKEVHITSPAVAVEHGIGMVHQHFMLIEAMTGFENIILGSKVNPSPLIEEAKDKKAIMELAERYGLEVDLDLPVSEMSIGMQQRVEILKVLYRGAELLILDEPTAVLTDQEVEGLFEIMRSLTAEGKSVIFISHKMREVTRISDRVTVLRAGESVETLEMADTTGQELSDLMIGHHYVESTYEKVAGERPVLEIKGVSYHPEEKHGGLRDVDLTVHSGEIVGIAGIDGNGQSQVAALVAGLIAPESGEVWRNGEKVAVFSPEDFIDQGLGNIPEDRNKMGLVGDMTVAQNLILKETDSDRFSLGHGLWLKSGAIQEFAETKRAENDIRCTSVNQTARSLSGGNQQKVILARELDGDPEVLVAVYPTRGLDIGATNFIHDSIVAQRDKGCAVLLISADFDEVLKLSDRIAVLFEGEIMGEYPGDNPPIDQISLAMAGK; encoded by the coding sequence ATGGAAGAACTGCTGCGGATGGAGGGGATCAGCAAGCGCTTCGGGACGTTCTACGCCAACCACGGCGTGAACCTCGATATCAGGCGCGGCGAGGTCCACACGCTCCTCGGAGAGAACGGGGCGGGCAAGTCCACCCTCATGAACATCCTCATCGGGCTCTACCAGCCCACGGAGGGCAGGATCTTCATGGGGGGCAAGGAGGTCCACATCACCTCTCCGGCAGTCGCCGTCGAGCACGGCATCGGCATGGTGCACCAGCACTTCATGCTCATCGAGGCCATGACGGGCTTCGAGAACATCATCCTCGGCTCCAAGGTCAACCCGTCGCCCCTCATCGAGGAGGCCAAGGACAAGAAGGCCATCATGGAGCTGGCCGAGCGCTACGGCCTCGAGGTGGACCTCGACCTTCCCGTGAGCGAGATGTCCATCGGCATGCAGCAGCGCGTCGAGATCCTCAAGGTGCTCTACCGCGGTGCGGAGCTGCTCATCCTCGACGAGCCCACCGCCGTCCTCACCGACCAGGAGGTCGAGGGCCTCTTCGAGATCATGCGGTCGCTCACGGCCGAGGGTAAGTCGGTCATCTTCATCTCCCACAAGATGCGCGAGGTCACCCGCATCTCCGACCGGGTCACGGTGCTGCGCGCCGGCGAGTCGGTGGAGACCCTCGAGATGGCCGACACCACGGGTCAGGAGCTCTCCGACCTCATGATCGGCCACCACTACGTGGAGAGCACCTACGAGAAGGTCGCGGGCGAGCGCCCGGTCCTCGAGATCAAGGGGGTCTCCTACCACCCCGAGGAGAAGCACGGCGGCCTGAGGGACGTCGACCTCACGGTGCACAGCGGCGAGATCGTGGGCATCGCCGGCATCGACGGCAACGGCCAGTCCCAGGTCGCGGCCCTCGTGGCCGGGCTCATCGCGCCGGAGTCGGGGGAGGTGTGGCGCAACGGCGAGAAGGTGGCCGTGTTCTCCCCGGAGGACTTCATCGACCAGGGCCTCGGCAACATCCCCGAGGACCGCAACAAGATGGGTCTCGTGGGCGACATGACCGTGGCCCAGAACCTCATCCTCAAGGAGACCGACTCCGACCGGTTCTCCCTCGGCCACGGTCTCTGGCTCAAGTCCGGCGCCATCCAGGAGTTCGCCGAGACCAAGCGCGCCGAGAACGACATCCGCTGCACCTCGGTCAACCAGACCGCGAGGAGCCTCTCCGGCGGCAACCAGCAGAAGGTGATCCTGGCCAGGGAGCTCGACGGCGACCCCGAGGTGCTCGTGGCGGTGTACCCCACCCGCGGCCTCGACATCGGCGCCACCAACTTCATCCACGACTCCATCGTGGCCCAGCGCGACAAGGGCTGCGCGGTGCTCCTCATCTCCGCCGACTTCGACGAGGTCCTCAAGCTCTCCGACCGCATCGCGGTGCTGTTCGAGGGCGAGATCATGGGCGAGTACCCAGGAGACAACCCGCCCATCGACCAGATCAGCCTCGCGATGGCAGGAAAGTAG